In one window of Ferrovum sp. PN-J185 DNA:
- the secG gene encoding preprotein translocase subunit SecG gives MHTLVWVVHVLAAVGVIGLVLIQHGKGADLGAAFGSGSAGGLFGASGAGNFLSRSTAILAAIFFATSLLLTWFSGHSSGATSVMQQTTITQPVAPKVAPVAPSVSDSKSSEIPK, from the coding sequence TTGCATACATTAGTCTGGGTTGTCCATGTTTTAGCGGCAGTCGGCGTCATTGGTTTAGTATTGATTCAGCACGGTAAAGGTGCTGATTTAGGTGCCGCTTTCGGTAGTGGTTCAGCAGGTGGGTTATTTGGTGCCTCAGGTGCTGGTAACTTCTTAAGCCGCTCAACAGCTATTCTAGCAGCCATTTTTTTTGCAACAAGTTTGTTGTTAACGTGGTTCTCGGGGCATAGCTCAGGAGCGACCAGTGTCATGCAGCAAACCACGATAACGCAGCCGGTGGCGCCAAAAGTGGCACCTGTTGCGCCGTCAGTTTCGGACTCTAAATCCTCTGAAATTCCGAAATAA
- a CDS encoding NADH-quinone oxidoreductase subunit A, whose translation MVQNYLPVLLFILVGLVIGVLPPFLGRLLAPSRPDEAKNSPYECGFEAFEDARMRFDVRYYLVAILFILFDLEIAFLFPWAIVVKDIGWFGFIAMMIFLLILVVGFVYEWVKGALEWE comes from the coding sequence ATGGTGCAAAATTATTTGCCTGTGTTGTTGTTTATTTTAGTAGGCCTCGTAATCGGCGTATTGCCTCCCTTTTTAGGTAGGCTGTTGGCCCCTAGTCGTCCTGACGAAGCAAAAAATTCTCCGTATGAGTGCGGGTTTGAGGCCTTCGAAGATGCGCGTATGCGTTTTGACGTTCGCTATTATCTCGTTGCTATCTTGTTTATCTTATTTGATTTAGAAATCGCTTTTCTATTTCCTTGGGCCATTGTCGTCAAGGATATTGGTTGGTTTGGTTTTATCGCAATGATGATATTCCTACTCATTTTAGTAGTTGGTTTTGTCTACGAGTGGGTGAAAGGCGCCCTGGAGTGGGAATAA
- a CDS encoding NuoB/complex I 20 kDa subunit family protein — MALEGVLKEGFVTTSLDTIINWTRTGSLWPMTFGLACCAVEMMHAGASRYDLDRFGVVFRPSPRQSDLMIVAGTLCNKMAPALRKVYDQMAEPRWVLSMGSCANGGGYYHYSYSVVRGCDRIVPVDVYVPGCPPTAEALLYGVIQLQQKIRRTTTIARAA, encoded by the coding sequence ATGGCTCTAGAAGGGGTATTAAAAGAAGGCTTTGTGACAACCAGCCTTGATACCATTATCAATTGGACTCGTACTGGTTCCTTATGGCCAATGACGTTTGGCTTGGCCTGTTGTGCTGTGGAAATGATGCATGCTGGTGCTTCGCGCTATGACTTGGATCGTTTTGGTGTGGTGTTTAGACCTAGCCCACGACAGTCTGACTTAATGATTGTTGCGGGGACTCTGTGTAATAAAATGGCACCTGCTTTACGTAAAGTCTATGATCAGATGGCAGAGCCACGCTGGGTGCTCTCTATGGGATCCTGCGCCAATGGCGGTGGTTATTACCATTACTCATATTCCGTTGTGCGCGGCTGTGACCGTATTGTTCCTGTGGATGTCTATGTACCTGGTTGCCCCCCCACAGCTGAAGCGTTGCTCTATGGTGTTATTCAGTTACAACAAAAAATCCGTCGTACTACAACTATTGCGCGTGCAGCCTAA
- a CDS encoding NADH-quinone oxidoreductase subunit C, which produces MNERLEQLQAAFNERFGDAIDHAVIRLRELTIEVKAEAWFSVAQALRDEFHFEQLIDLCGVDYMTYQDRESGPRFAVVSHLLSVKNNQRLRVRVFAEDDSLPVLSSVESIWSSANWMEREAFDLFGIIFEGHPDLRRLLTDYGFVGHPFRKDFPISGYVEMRYDEHQKRVVYQPLTLVPREVVPRITRPENYGDTEHHG; this is translated from the coding sequence ATGAATGAACGTTTAGAACAGTTGCAAGCAGCATTCAATGAGCGCTTTGGTGATGCCATTGATCACGCGGTTATTCGTTTGCGTGAATTAACTATTGAAGTTAAGGCAGAAGCTTGGTTTAGCGTTGCTCAAGCTCTGCGAGATGAGTTTCATTTTGAGCAGTTGATTGATTTGTGCGGTGTTGATTACATGACCTATCAAGACCGTGAAAGCGGACCGCGCTTTGCTGTGGTTAGTCATTTACTGTCTGTGAAAAACAACCAACGTCTACGCGTTCGTGTGTTTGCCGAGGACGACAGTCTGCCTGTTTTGTCGTCTGTGGAATCCATTTGGTCATCGGCTAATTGGATGGAGCGTGAGGCCTTTGATTTGTTTGGCATTATTTTTGAAGGACATCCTGATTTACGTCGTTTGCTCACTGATTACGGCTTTGTGGGGCATCCATTCAGAAAAGATTTTCCGATATCAGGCTATGTAGAAATGCGTTACGACGAACACCAAAAACGCGTGGTATACCAACCGCTTACATTGGTACCTCGTGAAGTGGTGCCACGTATTACTCGTCCAGAAAATTATGGGGATACAGAACACCATGGCTGA
- a CDS encoding NADH-quinone oxidoreductase subunit D codes for MAEIRNYTMNFGPQHPAAHGVLRLVLELDGEVIERADPHIGLLHRATEKLAETRTYLQTVPYMDRLDYVSMMCNEHGYVMALEKLLQIDVPVRAQYIRVMFDEITRILNHLLWLGAHALDVGAMTVFLYAFREREDLMDCYEAVSGARMHAAYYRPGGVYRDLPDRMPQHLANKGGRSDAKARSLNAGRQGSMLDFIEDFTVRFPALVDEYETLLTDNRIWKQRTVGIGVVSPERALSMGFTGPMIRGSGIAWDLRKKQPYEVYADLDFDIPIGVNGDCYDRYLVRIEEMRQSNRIIKQCITWLRNNPGPVITDNHKVAPPTRTDMKTNMEELIHHFKLFTEGMHIPAGEALASVEAPKGEFSIYMISDGANKPYRLKIRAPGYAHLSGLDEMTRGHMIADLVAIIGTQDIVFGEIDR; via the coding sequence ATGGCTGAGATTAGAAATTACACCATGAATTTTGGTCCGCAACACCCTGCGGCACACGGCGTATTACGTCTTGTATTAGAGCTTGATGGTGAAGTGATTGAGCGTGCTGATCCACACATTGGCTTATTGCATCGTGCCACAGAAAAGTTAGCAGAAACCCGTACTTACTTGCAAACTGTGCCTTACATGGATCGACTCGATTATGTATCGATGATGTGTAATGAGCATGGTTATGTCATGGCCTTAGAGAAATTATTGCAAATTGACGTGCCAGTTCGTGCGCAATACATACGAGTTATGTTTGATGAGATCACTCGTATTCTTAACCACCTGTTGTGGTTGGGAGCGCATGCACTGGACGTGGGCGCCATGACAGTTTTTTTATATGCGTTTCGTGAGCGTGAGGACTTGATGGATTGCTATGAGGCAGTCTCAGGTGCCAGGATGCATGCTGCCTACTATCGCCCTGGTGGGGTATACCGTGATCTTCCTGATCGTATGCCGCAGCATTTGGCCAACAAAGGTGGACGCAGTGATGCCAAGGCTCGTTCTTTAAATGCTGGACGGCAAGGCTCTATGCTGGATTTCATTGAGGATTTTACTGTTCGTTTTCCAGCTCTTGTGGATGAGTATGAAACGCTGTTAACTGATAACCGTATTTGGAAGCAAAGGACTGTGGGTATTGGGGTGGTCAGCCCCGAGCGCGCTTTAAGTATGGGTTTTACAGGTCCCATGATAAGAGGCTCAGGTATCGCTTGGGATTTACGTAAAAAGCAACCCTATGAAGTATACGCGGATTTAGATTTTGATATTCCCATAGGCGTAAATGGTGATTGTTATGATCGCTATTTAGTGCGTATTGAAGAAATGCGTCAGTCTAATCGAATCATCAAACAGTGTATTACGTGGCTTCGTAATAACCCAGGACCAGTTATTACAGACAATCATAAAGTGGCGCCACCTACACGTACTGATATGAAAACCAACATGGAAGAGTTAATTCACCATTTCAAACTCTTTACTGAGGGCATGCATATTCCTGCAGGTGAAGCCTTAGCTAGTGTGGAAGCACCCAAGGGTGAGTTTTCTATTTACATGATTTCAGATGGGGCAAATAAACCCTATCGGTTAAAGATTCGTGCACCGGGTTATGCGCACTTGTCTGGTTTGGATGAGATGACAAGAGGGCACATGATTGCTGATTTGGTAGCTATCATTGGTACACAAGATATTGTATTTGGGGAGATTGACCGTTGA